One Pseudomonas abieticivorans genomic region harbors:
- a CDS encoding patatin-like phospholipase family protein, with amino-acid sequence MNAPVTGLILSGGGARAAYQVGVLAGIADLLPAGAANPFPVIVGTSAGAINAVTLASGAMHFGDAIHRLTAFWQAFQSHRVLRSDWPGVIRQASRFVGHSLLGLGRHLPVALLDSSPLRELLDTHLDLRGIDQALAQQHLRAVAVTAFGYESSQAVTFYQGAGAIQPWLRHRRVGVPAALTVEHLLASSAIPLLFAPVRIGAEYFGDGAVRQSAPISPALHLGANRVLVVGVSGNPRGPGAPDSSERVFSGQQPSLAQIGGHMLNSTFIDSLEDDIELLQRLNQLSQLLPEQSPAHGLGLSPVEVLVIAPSQPLDEIASRHRRELPAALRLFLRGPGATKTSGAGVLSYLLFEAGYCSELIELGRRDAMAKQAELRRFLGVAPPL; translated from the coding sequence ATGAACGCACCGGTAACCGGGCTGATCCTTTCTGGCGGCGGCGCCCGTGCCGCCTATCAAGTTGGCGTGCTGGCCGGCATTGCCGACCTGTTGCCAGCGGGTGCGGCCAACCCGTTCCCGGTGATCGTCGGCACCTCGGCCGGGGCCATCAATGCCGTGACCCTGGCCAGCGGCGCGATGCACTTTGGCGACGCCATCCACCGCCTGACGGCCTTCTGGCAAGCGTTCCAAAGCCACCGTGTGCTGCGCAGCGACTGGCCCGGGGTAATCCGCCAGGCCAGTCGCTTCGTCGGCCACAGCCTGCTCGGGCTGGGCCGGCACCTGCCGGTGGCGCTGCTCGACAGCTCGCCGTTGCGCGAACTGCTGGACACCCACCTGGACCTGCGTGGCATCGATCAGGCCCTCGCCCAGCAGCACTTGCGCGCCGTCGCGGTGACCGCGTTCGGTTACGAGTCCAGCCAGGCGGTCACCTTCTACCAGGGTGCGGGCGCGATCCAGCCCTGGCTGCGCCACCGACGGGTGGGCGTGCCGGCGGCGCTCACCGTGGAGCACTTATTGGCCAGTTCGGCGATCCCCTTGCTGTTTGCGCCGGTACGCATCGGCGCGGAGTATTTCGGTGACGGTGCGGTGCGCCAATCGGCGCCCATCAGCCCGGCGTTGCACCTGGGTGCGAACCGGGTGCTGGTGGTGGGGGTGAGCGGCAACCCGCGCGGGCCGGGGGCGCCTGATTCCAGCGAGCGAGTGTTCAGTGGCCAGCAACCGAGCCTGGCGCAGATCGGCGGGCACATGCTCAACAGCACCTTCATCGACAGCCTGGAAGACGACATCGAATTGCTGCAACGGCTTAATCAGCTCAGCCAATTGCTGCCCGAACAGTCGCCGGCCCATGGCCTGGGTTTGTCGCCGGTGGAGGTGCTGGTAATCGCGCCCAGCCAGCCCCTGGATGAAATCGCCTCGCGCCACCGCCGCGAGCTGCCCGCCGCCTTACGCCTGTTTTTACGCGGGCCGGGGGCGACCAAGACCAGCGGGGCGGGGGTGCTGAGTTATTTGTTGTTCGAGGCGGGGTATTGCAGCGAGTTGATCGAACTGGGGCGGCGCGATGCCATGGCCAAGCAGGCCGAACTGCGCCGGTTCCTGGGGGTGGCCCCTCCCCTGTAG